A genomic window from Psychrilyobacter piezotolerans includes:
- a CDS encoding peptidylprolyl isomerase: MKRRANNVKNATTIQKEATIVSNTNLIAKIKTNKGDINIKLFPNETPFTVLNFVNLSKKGYYNNLKFHRVIADFMIQGGCPQGTGMGGPGYNFKDEFVRDLVFNKPGILAMANSGPNTNGSQFFITHTETTWLNHKHTIFGEVVSSEDQDIVNKIAQNDIIETIEITGDVDAFLEANKEPLAELNRELAKDFPNLK, from the coding sequence ATGAAAAGAAGAGCGAATAACGTAAAAAACGCAACTACAATACAAAAGGAGGCAACAATCGTGTCAAACACAAACTTAATTGCAAAGATCAAAACTAACAAGGGAGATATCAACATAAAGTTATTTCCAAATGAAACACCATTTACAGTACTTAACTTCGTAAACTTATCTAAGAAAGGGTACTATAACAACTTAAAATTCCATAGAGTTATCGCAGACTTTATGATTCAAGGTGGATGCCCGCAAGGTACAGGAATGGGTGGACCTGGATACAACTTCAAAGATGAATTCGTAAGAGATTTAGTATTTAACAAACCAGGAATCTTAGCTATGGCTAACTCTGGTCCAAACACAAATGGTTCTCAATTTTTCATCACTCATACAGAGACTACTTGGTTAAACCACAAGCATACTATCTTCGGAGAAGTTGTATCTTCTGAAGATCAAGATATAGTTAACAAGATCGCTCAAAATGACATCATTGAAACTATTGAAATCACTGGAGATGTAGATGCATTTTTAGAAGCAAACAAGGAACCATTAGCTGAATTAAACAGAGAATTAGCTAAAGATTTTCCTAACTTAAAATAA
- a CDS encoding NAD(P)/FAD-dependent oxidoreductase has translation MKIYEYIVVGGGPAGIFSAIYAGSCGIKTAILEKKNRMGKKILIAGSGQCNITHTGEVKEFLTKYGDHGKFLRTAIYKYSPEDLQIFFKDHGLELVPREDGKIFPITKRSADVVELLYSLCKKYNVDIIENCEVLSIIHKDDFTLNTSTGDFNSKNILLSTGGITFPQTGSEGQGYRFAKTLGHKILEPKPCLTPIYIKDYPFTELAGISFKDISISVFDGDKKINSSKGDILFTHKNLSGPGILDNSRYMKRGNKISFNFIDLTLEQFKEDFIEYTHVHGRNLTKTFLNTYNLPERFIKNMLFEAEICEGLKISSLSKKMRDDLGKLLTEYTYEISKLGGIDVGMATNGGIDLKEINPKTMESKLVKGLYFAGEIMDIDGDTGGYNIQAAISTGILAARSIAKSK, from the coding sequence ATGAAAATATATGAATATATAGTTGTAGGTGGAGGTCCCGCCGGTATATTTTCTGCTATATATGCAGGAAGCTGCGGGATAAAAACTGCAATTTTAGAAAAAAAGAATAGAATGGGTAAAAAAATATTGATCGCCGGTTCGGGACAGTGTAATATCACCCATACTGGAGAGGTCAAGGAATTTTTAACTAAATATGGAGACCACGGTAAATTTTTACGAACAGCAATCTATAAATATTCTCCCGAAGACTTGCAAATTTTCTTTAAAGATCACGGATTGGAGTTAGTTCCCAGGGAAGATGGAAAAATATTTCCCATAACTAAACGATCTGCAGATGTTGTGGAACTGCTCTATTCCCTTTGTAAAAAGTACAATGTGGATATCATAGAAAACTGTGAGGTATTATCTATAATACATAAGGATGATTTTACTTTAAATACCAGCACAGGAGATTTTAACTCTAAAAACATTTTACTTTCCACCGGCGGGATAACATTTCCCCAAACAGGCAGCGAAGGGCAGGGATATAGGTTTGCCAAAACTTTAGGCCATAAAATACTAGAACCAAAACCATGTCTCACTCCCATATATATAAAAGATTATCCATTTACTGAATTAGCCGGAATTTCTTTTAAAGATATATCCATCAGTGTTTTTGACGGGGATAAAAAAATCAACTCCTCCAAGGGAGATATCCTGTTCACCCATAAAAACCTAAGTGGTCCAGGAATTTTAGACAACTCCAGGTATATGAAAAGAGGGAATAAAATCTCATTTAATTTTATAGACCTGACTTTAGAACAATTCAAGGAAGATTTCATAGAATATACCCATGTTCATGGCAGGAATTTAACTAAAACTTTTTTAAATACCTATAACTTACCTGAAAGGTTTATTAAAAATATGCTTTTTGAAGCTGAAATATGCGAGGGATTGAAGATATCCAGTCTAAGTAAAAAAATGAGAGATGATCTCGGGAAACTCCTCACAGAATACACCTATGAGATCAGTAAATTAGGCGGTATAGATGTAGGTATGGCTACCAATGGCGGTATAGACTTAAAGGAGATCAATCCTAAAACTATGGAGTCCAAATTAGTTAAGGGTCTTTATTTTGCAGGGGAGATTATGGATATCGACGGTGATACCGGGGGATATAATATCCAGGCCGCAATATCAACAGGGATCCTGGCCGCAAGAAGCATAGCGAAGAGTAAGTAG